The following coding sequences are from one Caloranaerobacter sp. TR13 window:
- the purB gene encoding adenylosuccinate lyase, whose protein sequence is MKDKYENPLITRYASKEMAQIFSPTMKYKLWRDLWIALAEAQKELGLGISEEQIDEMKKNKEIIDFELARKKEKEFRHDVMAHVHTYGAQCPKAKPIIHLGATSAFVGDNTDLILMYKAMNLIRIKLVNLIDKLKKFALKYKDVPTLGFTHFQPAQLTTIGKRAALWLHDLYLDYENLEYKMDNIKLRGAKGTTGTQASYLKLFDSDHEKVKKLDKLIAHKLGFSDTYPVTGQTYSRKIDFDVLAVLSGIAQTLHKITNDIRLLQHLKEIEEPFEKKQIGSSAMAYKRNPMRSERIASLARYIISNLSSAAMTASTQWFERTLDDSANRRLIIPQSFLACDAILEIAINVFDGLVVYEEVIKTHIESELPFMATENIIMMAVRKGGDRQELHEVIRQLSMEASKVVKEQGGKNDLIDRIINCEKINLSKEEIFDILDPKKFIGRAPEQVVEFIKEYIDPILDRYKDFLGMNVELNV, encoded by the coding sequence ATGAAAGACAAATATGAAAATCCACTAATAACAAGATATGCGAGTAAGGAAATGGCACAGATTTTTTCTCCTACAATGAAATATAAGCTTTGGAGGGATTTGTGGATAGCTTTAGCTGAAGCGCAAAAAGAATTGGGTTTAGGTATAAGTGAAGAGCAAATAGATGAAATGAAGAAAAATAAAGAAATAATTGATTTTGAATTGGCAAGAAAAAAAGAAAAAGAGTTCAGGCACGATGTTATGGCACATGTGCACACTTATGGTGCTCAATGTCCTAAAGCTAAGCCAATAATACATTTAGGAGCTACTAGTGCCTTTGTAGGAGATAATACTGATTTAATACTTATGTATAAAGCTATGAATTTGATTAGAATAAAACTTGTAAATTTAATCGATAAATTAAAAAAATTTGCTTTAAAGTATAAAGATGTACCGACATTAGGCTTTACACATTTTCAACCTGCACAATTGACGACTATTGGCAAAAGAGCTGCTCTATGGTTACATGATTTATATTTAGATTATGAAAACTTAGAATATAAAATGGATAATATAAAGTTGCGGGGAGCTAAGGGTACAACTGGTACGCAGGCTAGTTACTTAAAACTGTTTGATAGTGATCATGAGAAAGTTAAAAAGCTAGATAAATTAATTGCACATAAATTAGGATTTAGTGATACTTACCCAGTGACAGGACAAACATATTCGAGAAAAATTGATTTTGATGTATTAGCAGTACTAAGTGGCATAGCTCAAACACTTCATAAAATAACAAATGATATAAGGTTACTTCAGCATTTAAAGGAAATAGAAGAGCCGTTTGAAAAAAAACAAATAGGTTCTTCGGCAATGGCATACAAAAGAAATCCAATGAGAAGCGAAAGAATAGCTTCGTTAGCTAGATATATAATATCAAATCTTAGCAGTGCTGCGATGACGGCTTCAACACAATGGTTTGAAAGAACCTTGGATGATTCAGCTAATAGACGTTTGATTATACCTCAATCATTTTTGGCTTGTGATGCTATATTAGAAATTGCTATTAATGTATTTGATGGTTTGGTAGTATATGAAGAAGTTATAAAAACTCATATAGAGAGTGAACTACCTTTCATGGCGACAGAAAATATAATAATGATGGCAGTAAGAAAAGGTGGAGATAGACAGGAATTACATGAGGTGATTAGGCAGCTTTCTATGGAAGCAAGTAAAGTAGTTAAAGAGCAAGGTGGAAAAAATGACTTAATAGATAGGATTATTAATTGTGAAAAAATAAATTTGTCTAAAGAAGAAATATTTGATATTTTAGATCCTAAGAAATTTATTGGAAGAGCTCCAGAACAAGTTGTAGAATTTATTAAAGAATATATTGACCCGATTTTAGATAGATATAAAGATTTTTTAGGTATGAATGTTGAATTAAATGTATAG
- a CDS encoding pyridoxal phosphate-dependent aminotransferase: MNFKLSEKALNISTSITLEITAKAKEMKEKGIEVISFGAGEPDFDTPKNIQESAIEAIREGNTRYTAASGILELRKAICKKLKKDNNIEYSPQNIVVSNGAKHSIFNVLAAILNQGEEVIMPVPYWVSYPEMVKLAGGKPILVETKEENGFKYNINDLRKSITNRTKAIIINSPSNPTGAVYSKEELEQIAEIAIENNIFVISDEIYEKLIYDGEKHISIASLNKDIKDLTIIINGMSKAYAMTGWRIGFAAAHEVIIKVITRIQSHTTSNPCTISQYASLEGLEGDQKTIEYMRKEFEERRNYMVKRINTINGLTCKKPLGAFYVMANITQIKGKQIKGQKINNSLDFANLLLSEAKVAVVPGIAFGADDYIRLSYATSMQNIMKGLDRIETLLK, from the coding sequence ATGAACTTTAAACTATCAGAAAAGGCTTTAAATATATCAACATCTATAACGTTAGAAATAACAGCTAAAGCAAAAGAAATGAAAGAAAAAGGTATAGAAGTTATAAGTTTTGGTGCTGGTGAACCTGATTTTGATACACCTAAAAACATACAAGAATCTGCGATTGAAGCAATTAGGGAAGGTAATACTCGTTATACTGCTGCATCTGGTATTTTAGAGCTAAGAAAAGCTATTTGTAAAAAATTAAAAAAAGATAATAATATAGAATACAGTCCTCAAAATATAGTTGTGTCAAATGGAGCTAAACATTCAATTTTTAACGTTTTAGCTGCTATCCTTAATCAAGGAGAAGAAGTAATAATGCCTGTACCTTATTGGGTAAGCTATCCTGAAATGGTCAAATTGGCAGGAGGCAAACCTATATTAGTAGAAACTAAAGAAGAAAATGGTTTTAAATATAATATAAATGACTTAAGAAAATCAATAACGAATAGGACAAAAGCTATAATTATAAACTCTCCTAGTAATCCAACGGGAGCTGTTTATAGTAAAGAGGAACTAGAACAGATAGCAGAAATAGCAATAGAAAATAATATTTTTGTAATATCTGACGAAATTTATGAAAAACTAATTTATGATGGCGAAAAGCACATAAGTATAGCTTCGTTAAATAAAGATATTAAAGATTTAACTATTATAATTAATGGCATGTCAAAAGCGTATGCTATGACTGGATGGAGAATAGGGTTTGCAGCTGCACATGAAGTAATTATTAAAGTTATAACGAGGATTCAGAGTCACACAACCTCAAATCCTTGTACTATATCTCAATATGCTAGTTTGGAAGGTCTAGAGGGAGATCAAAAAACTATTGAATATATGAGGAAAGAATTTGAAGAAAGAAGAAATTATATGGTTAAAAGGATAAATACTATTAATGGATTAACTTGTAAAAAACCTTTAGGGGCATTTTATGTTATGGCTAATATTACTCAAATTAAAGGTAAGCAGATTAAAGGTCAAAAAATTAATAATTCATTAGATTTTGCTAATTTATTATTGAGTGAGGCAAAGGTTGCTGTTGTGCCTGGTATTGCTTTTGGTGCAGATGATTATATAAGATTGTCATATGCAACTTCTATGCAAAATATTATGAAAGGTTTAGATAGAATTGAAACCTTGTTAAAATAG
- a CDS encoding PadR family transcriptional regulator: MKGQRNRQFPSKISTTSFVKLYILHLLREKSYYGNEIIEEIKCRLNFKWEPSPGMVYPLLRELEENGYITGWWIEPDKRSIRKYRITNEGFEHYKKIKLLYESIFMDSLEIIKCILKDIYKK, from the coding sequence ATGAAAGGTCAAAGAAATAGACAATTTCCTTCAAAGATAAGTACTACATCTTTTGTAAAGTTATATATACTACACTTATTAAGAGAGAAAAGTTATTATGGAAATGAAATAATTGAAGAAATAAAGTGTAGGTTAAACTTTAAATGGGAGCCAAGTCCAGGTATGGTATATCCTTTATTAAGAGAGTTAGAGGAAAATGGTTATATTACAGGTTGGTGGATAGAACCAGATAAAAGGTCTATAAGAAAATACAGGATTACAAACGAGGGATTTGAACATTATAAAAAAATAAAACTGTTATATGAGAGTATATTTATGGATTCTTTGGAGATTATTAAATGTATATTAAAAGACATATATAAGAAATAG
- a CDS encoding stage V sporulation protein S has translation MDVLKVSAKSNPNSVAGALAGVLREKGSAEIQAIGAGALNQAVKAVAIARGFVAPSGVDLVCIPAFTDIEIDGEERTAIKLIVQPR, from the coding sequence ATGGATGTATTAAAAGTGTCAGCAAAGTCAAATCCAAATTCTGTTGCAGGAGCATTAGCAGGCGTATTGCGTGAAAAAGGTTCTGCAGAAATTCAAGCTATAGGTGCTGGGGCACTTAATCAAGCAGTTAAGGCAGTAGCAATAGCTAGAGGATTTGTTGCTCCTAGTGGTGTAGATTTAGTGTGTATACCAGCTTTTACTGACATTGAGATTGATGGGGAAGAGAGAACAGCAATTAAATTAATTGTACAACCTAGATAA